The genomic interval ACTTGACGGcgcacgctgcgtatgcgcaatgtctTCTCAATTTTAACGACAAGTCAACAATATAGTCACCGCTTCACCGACCCATCCACCTCACTCCCATACACCCCCTCAACTATTTGTGCCTCTTGTGTTGAGGGCGTCGCCGcttagtttaatttttgtaaatttaattaaacgtTCTCTTGTGTTGGCGCAGTTCGTGTTTGAGACCACGTCCACGTCCATGTTGTCTCAATTGGACATAAATCATGCGAGTGACGCAATTTCGTCATGTGCCATTTtctagttattgttgttgttgtgtgtgggcgtggccccAATTTATGTTGATCTACTTTTGACGTGAAAGATGAACGCCCATTCGCTGGAATACGTACtatacttttttttagccCAGCGCCAGGTGAACTGTACAGACACAAAAACCCATTTGTCTTTGTTTATCGATTAGAGCTGGAGTTTTAAACTAACTTCGGgcttattaattattttttagatGCCTGCGGTCTGTCCGATGTGACACACATTGAATCCCTGCAAGAGAAGTCTCAGTGCGCTTTGGAAGAATATTGTCGAACGCAGTATCCGAATCAGCCCACGAGATTTGGCAAATTGCTACTCAGATTGCCATCTTTGCGTACCGTCTCCTCACAAGTAAGTAAAATCGATGCCAGAACAGTCTAACGTggcttcaattcaattttaaataacaGAATACTTTCATTCatgataatgataaaaatCCACCAGAAACCCTTTACATTCCCATATAATCCTTTTGCTGATTTCTTGTCTCTTGTGCTCTTTTATTCACCAGGTCATTGAGCAGTTGTTTTTTGTGCGTCTAGTCGGCAAAACGCCCATCGAAACGCTGATACGCGACATGTTGCTGAGCGGCAACAGTTTCTCTTGGCCCTATCTGCCTTCGATGTGACACACAATGTGGCGCCAATTGACAACAACTTGATCATCAGCCGCAGCTGTGGCGGCCGCTGTGGCAGCCAATCATAGCAACACTTCGCTCAACATCAATccctgcaacaacaacaacataactagcaacagcaacattggcggcggcggtggcgacggcagcggcagcgatgGGTGTGGGggcattgctgttgctggtaaTCACAGCCACGATCACAACAATGTTGCTGCCATGCATGCAACATACGGTAACGgcggcaacaactgcagcaacagcctcAACAGTATTTGCAATCAGCAGCAAATCAgcaactacagcaacaacaacatgaacgTCAGCGGTTTTCTTggcgccggcagcagcagcagcgattaTATGGccaatgcaacagcagctgcttctgctgcatATGTGACACcagcaattgcaacaacaacaacaacatcaatgcCAGCGTCAGTgagtacaacaacaatgctGTCTAATTACTGCGATGCAGCGACTATGATGAtggccgctgccgctgtcaaTGCAAATCAGTGCCTGCAACAACACCACCAACGATTGCTGCTGGCCAGCGGgaacagcagccacagccacagccatagcagtaacaacagcaatagcgATGAGCAATTGGCCACGGCAGCGGTCATGGCCTCCTCCTCTTCCTCAGCTGGCTCGCTGTCATCGGCATCGTCCACACCGACAGCAACGGCCGTCTCGAcagcccagcagcaacaacaacaatcgtcGCTGCCATCGCCGCCAAATTTAATCGATATCAGCGAAGTTCCTCTCATTGTGGATGTCAAGTAGTgtaattatttatgcatattgaaaaaaccaacaaaaaaaaaaccaacagaaAAAATCTCtaatgaaaaatgtaaaaaaaaaaaaaacaaaaacaagaaacgaGAATCGTGTAgcttaattgttttaaaatctCCTTTAGTTGTTGTAACTTGtacataaacaattttcaactttCACCCAGGCGCCCACAACTGACAGCCAAATGcggttttgtattttgtagaTACAAAGCTGCTCCCTGGTTAACTGTtgcaaaagaaagaaaaagattAAAATAAATCCTAAGCGTTTAACGtttcaatatttttgaattctcttctttttttgggCGTCCATCAGTTCTACTATATGtctgtataatatttaaaggcACTGAGTTctacttaatttttaaatcaaatgaaagAAAACTAAACTAAAGTAACATTTTTGATATATCCTACCACAAAcgaaatataacaaataaaatacacaaaaaagacaaatgtaaatgtatgttaggcaaaatatttatgtatttcttgtagcatatatacatacatatagagaCCTATAACTATATAGGTCTATGCGTTCTATAGTGTACTTTAAAGTCTAATCTCCCAGTGGTTTGCAGAATtataccaaaaatatatttttactttatgtgtggcaattatattttgtgtgtgctttagcaattttttactttattttactttaagtaaaatgtaaaaaataaaatcaaataaaatcaaatatcaTAAGGAAATTAAGAAATACAAATTCTCAACTTCTCCAAACCATGTCTCAAAGATGTGGAAAAAATTTAacgaaaatacaaattttatttttattattttacaatGCAAAATTTAgctaatttttttattttttataaacaattaaaaaaaagcggGCAATACCAATTCAGTGCaagttttcagttttaaaaCGATCTTTTAGACTaagcattattttatttatatgtataaatataaacgttttatatattttataataataaaaattgcgTTTTTAAAGAAAGTTtctattgttttctttttaatattaatttgattattaattatttattattttttcataaagAAGAAAACGAAATATATGTAAGCCATATCAAACAAATTCTTGCTTATTTTTCTTTGGGATATATCCTGATTTAACTTGGTAAGGATACCAATCTGATTTGGTTTACTATATCTATTTGcattattgttttaaatactttttgacAGGAACTGCAGCCAAAGTTTTGTACATAAAATTGTGTAAAACACCTTTTAAAAGTAtagcaaataattaataataatatttatagctACCAATAAAAATTTGTTCGAAATTTTCGTTCATAGTCTAGTATTTGCGCATTATTGATAAGCAAACattgtgtaaataaaatattaaactatatattataataattgaaattattgaaTTACAGTAACTTATTAAAAAGCATCGCATGAGCGCGTGTAAATACAATTTCGAGGTGcgaaatatgtaaattaattgATAATAAATGTCAACCGAATggtaaatatatgcatatacaccGTAGAGCTGAGCAAGTCCAGCTATAGACATAGATCAAgttcacacatatatatagtgacatatccatagtcgcacccaccctttaacatatcttagcacataagcataagcacaattataaacatttctaatattgtaaacaaagagcctggtgataacatcgacattggtcaagatcaaactgtccccctttggtagacataaacaattcaccctaaatatcacgccactgtcaatgttcccatcagagtactatcccacgcataattgctgacgcagctcaaacttcactcaattttgactcaaactctctcaaagcgaagtttgctaagcgaccgcaacagttagataaatcagttcttattcgggaagcaaatctgaatgtactcaacaaaagtagccgttaagtgaaaataataaattgaaatatatttttttatagtaacctaacgtgtaaaacttaattggcgcagccggtaggatacgtcgggaaaaattaaagatcgctaaaggataattaattcccagatctaacgcacaatcgcgaccgaaagtgttgtcggagtgtaataaaaattttctcgaatacgtatccgcacaagaaccttcgggtcattagtagcttaataatattgaccctttgggcaataaagctactacagttaataacgactggctttgcatatcgtttgatccctgcaatacgttattactgagtctttttaagacacacacacaaaaaaaaaaaaaacatttgcacaataatccatcacaaactttaacttaaaataaaagtgcaaaatcaaagaacaataaagttcaaacctacaaactcaaaactattcaaaaaaaagtgtattacaccaagatgacaatggaattatcagaacaacacctcaaccaggccctttcacaacttagacaggtgccaagctttgacggatcaacggatcaactaaacgccttcattaaaaggatagattacatcctacacctgtatccaacccgagatgttagacaacatagcatcttatacggagccatcgaattgcaagtcacaggagatgctcagagaatatcacaaaggacagcagccaacacttggcaggagctgagaaacgcattgattgaagaatacaaagtgcagacaccatttgaagaactccttcgacgcttatacaacacgaattaccaaggaaacgtccgtaagttcatcgaggagctcgagaataaatcttttgttattttaaataagttagcactagaaaatatacctagcaatacaaccctttatacaaatgctatgaataacacaatcaaagatgttattacaaaaaaattaccagataggcttttcatgatgttagccagacacgacattacgtcgacacaaaaactaaagcaagtagctcaaagagagggattatatgaaaatagcgttactgaaaaacctaaaaataataatgttcagggaaatccaaataacaatcgtaggaacatgggaaattatcagcaaaatgctaacccaaccaccatttcaagtggctattccaacacgaatcagagttatcacgcacaaaataaacagcataataagtccgaagacaatcagaaagctcaccacgagttccaacagaaattaagtcaaggtagataccaaaatcccttaaactaccaaaatcagtcccattcacgcttgaatgcaccaaaccctccgactaaacgtcaaagagatagtaacagtgggcagatgaaaatggatacatccgaaaattttcatcagcaagcctcggaacaaacagaagaaatccattcataaaattgattatgaatgacgaagttctaaaatgtgtcatcgacacaggttcaaccataaatctaatgaaaacaaaccgcttaaattttccagtttacaacgaaacattaaaggttcacaccataaatggtgttattgaattaaaacaaagtatacgattaggagcaagcaaaatttgtccgagcaaacaaaaattctatattcacgacttctcagagcattatgatgttctgattgggagagaataccttgaggcatgtcaagcaaaaatagactatgcacaaggatccgtaaccttaggagaatttaacttttgttttagatataacgacgaagaggtcgaagaggacatgaccgcacaagagtgccttgatccaccctcaacagaggacagaccatttaacttcgctattaataatgaattaatagaaaacaatgagtttaggctagagcacctaaactcagaagaaaaagaaaaaataaaaaaagttttacatgaatttcgtgatatccagtaccatgaaggtgacaatttgactttcactagtacaattaaacacaaaattctaacaaaacatgaggacccaatttacaagcgtccatacaaatatcctcaaatatacgatgaggaagtaaataaacaaataagcgatatgataaaacaaaatatcatacgtaaatccaaatccccttactgctcaccagtaataatcgttccaaagaaaaacgatgcatctggaaagcaaaagttccggttagtcatagattaccgcaatctcaatgaactaactattaatgataaataccctatcccgatcatggatgaaatattagacaaacttggaaaatgtcaatatttcacaaccattgatctagccaaaggcttccaccaaatccaaatggatcctggttcaatacccaagaccgcattttcgactaaacatggccattacgagtacactcgcatgccatttggtcttaagaatgcacctgcaacgttccaacgttgtatgaacaatctcttagaagatttaatttttaaagattgtctggtctacttagacgacattattattttttccacttcattggaggaacacattttgtcgctacaaaaggtatttaagaagcttagagaagctaacttaaaactacagttggataaatgcgagtttatgagaaaagaaactgaatttctcggtcacatcatcacaactgagggtataaaaccaaatcccaacaagatacaagcaattgtcaaattcccaattccaaaaaccccaaaagaaattaaatcatttctaggattatgtggtttctataggaaatttataccaaatttcgctaatatagtaaaaccattaacacttaaattaaaaaagggagcaaaaatcaatataaaagacagagactacgaactagcgtttgaaaagctaaaagtactcataacatccgacccaattttaatataccctaacttcgaaaaaccattttcattaactacagacgcaagtaatatggcaataggggccgtcctttcgcaagagcataagcctatatgctatgcaagtagaactctcaacgagcatgagttaaattattcaacgattgaaaaagaattattagcaatcgtttgggccactaaatactttaggtcctatctttttggtcgacaatttcaaatccttagtgatcacagaccactcgtctggttaaataatatgaaagaacctaacatgaaattacaaaggtggaagatcaagctaaatgagtttgatttccaaattaaatacgtcccaggaaaagaaaattatgtggcagatgctctgtccagaattcaattaaacgaaaacttcttaggcgaagatacaattagcacaagagcaacaatacatagtgctcaagaagacaacagtaaccatttacaaatcacagaaagaccacttaattattataatcgacaaatagaatttgaaaaaggaaccgagaacgaaacaaaagttacgaattactttcacaaaaccaacataaaaattacgtacaaagacatgactaatacgcatgccaaagaattaataaaagaatacttatgcacaaagaaaagtgtgctatacttccacaacgaagcagattttccaatttttcaagaagcctacttagaaataataagtccgaataattcaacaaaggcaatgaaaactagtacaaaattaatagaccttcaaacatacgcagaattcaaagaattaatattaaaaaagcacaaagaattattacacccaggaattgaaaaaactatcaattggttcaaagaaacccactatttcccagattatcaaaatttaattcaaaatctaataaatgaatgtgagatttgcaacatcgcaaaaacagaacacagagatacaaaattaactttcgaaataactccggaaatcgctaatatccgagaaaaatatgtaatggatttttacatagtaggagataaacaatttttatcttgcattgatatctattcaaaatttgcatcattaatagaaataaaaagtagagactggctagaaaccaaacgagctatattacaagtgttcaaccaaatgggtaaacccatcgaaataaaggcagacaaagactcagcttttatgtgtacagctttacaattatggctaaaatcagaagcagtaaatattaatataaccactagtaaaaatggtatatccgacgtagaacgatttcataagacagttaacgaaaaactaagaatcattaacagcgactcagacgtcgaaaataaacttacaaaatttgaaactatactctacacgtacaatcataaaacaaagcacaaaacgactaacagaacaccagcggacatattcatatatgcaggtacaccagagtatgacactcaagctaataaagaaaaactaataaataacctcaacaaaaaccgaagaaacttttaacaatttaattgaacaaagtaaagaattcaataaccttatacaaatcgaatacctagtagaaaaattaaacagagaaataaa from Drosophila virilis strain 15010-1051.87 chromosome 2, Dvir_AGI_RSII-ME, whole genome shotgun sequence carries:
- the LOC26531748 gene encoding homeotic protein ocelliless, translated to MHATYGNGGNNCSNSLNSICNQQQISNYSNNNMNVSGFLGAGSSSSDYMANATAAASAAYVTPAIATTTTTSMPASVSTTTMLSNYCDAATMMMAAAAVNANQCLQQHHQRLLLASGNSSHSHSHSSNNSNSDEQLATAAVMASSSSSAGSLSSASSTPTATAVSTAQQQQQQSSLPSPPNLIDISEVPLIVDVK